A section of the Rhodopirellula halodulae genome encodes:
- a CDS encoding pilus assembly protein TadG-related protein: MHPAKLYSFQHAANRRDAREPRQGKILVSLVILLPTLLAFVGLVFDGGRLATDQWVQQHATDSAAMAAANQLQLGITGQLHSVADRIVCLDHSLPTANVSINRPPASGSYQGNANYVEVIVDTTYHASFMGLFAGQREYTMTTRSVAGCDAVTPGAALVALDPDPETLSVADLPSLLQSLGHLSVRNLAINQYELGSLLSAVPLLSGIVEALLQNELLDATLTVVAQTLDQVVQNLVPLHLPTLTAGLEVEGLGCLQVEGSVHVNNEWGGVDERGDPVGENPHYPHAVACMPLLSTTRLKAEHIRVAGGVDRRSCYQPLDSGAASPLQANRSPVPDPLEGLPSPLSFGTPSNSHPNADIVGITLSVAGAQDVLDEVTAGLTSLLRPLLAPFRAPLEQTLAQTVYSPGVYRSITVVAPTGGVRFEPGVYVITGKNPVTEISLCLLGPIQAEGVMFYLTPSATFDGSGNLIGEDMTGSEPPPNLVSTIPPSVVIAPLLPGGKLTGLNHPSSPYHEMLIYQHPSDRRPMLLECQQLIGDNDLSGTIYAKWGHVSLVGANSRYDLKIAAGTIRFVTLGQTTLAPSSPFPAARDVVLVE, translated from the coding sequence ATGCATCCAGCCAAACTCTATTCTTTTCAGCACGCAGCAAACCGCCGCGACGCAAGAGAGCCACGGCAAGGCAAGATCCTTGTCTCGCTTGTAATTCTGTTGCCCACCCTTCTCGCTTTCGTTGGATTGGTTTTCGACGGCGGTCGTTTGGCGACGGACCAATGGGTTCAGCAACACGCTACCGACTCGGCGGCAATGGCGGCGGCGAATCAGTTGCAACTTGGAATTACCGGCCAACTGCATTCGGTCGCGGATCGAATCGTCTGTTTGGACCACAGCCTTCCCACCGCGAATGTTTCGATCAATCGGCCGCCGGCGAGCGGTTCTTATCAAGGCAATGCAAACTACGTCGAGGTGATTGTCGACACGACTTATCACGCATCTTTCATGGGACTCTTTGCGGGACAACGCGAATACACCATGACCACGCGATCCGTTGCGGGATGCGATGCGGTCACACCCGGTGCGGCGTTGGTGGCATTGGATCCGGATCCCGAAACGCTTTCCGTTGCCGACCTTCCTTCTCTGTTGCAAAGCCTTGGTCACCTCAGTGTTCGCAATCTGGCCATCAATCAATACGAACTTGGTTCATTGCTGTCCGCCGTGCCGTTACTGTCGGGCATTGTGGAGGCGTTGCTGCAAAATGAATTGCTCGACGCGACGTTAACAGTGGTCGCCCAAACGCTTGATCAGGTCGTTCAGAACCTTGTCCCGCTTCATCTTCCCACGTTGACGGCGGGGCTCGAAGTCGAAGGGCTTGGATGTCTGCAGGTAGAAGGTTCCGTGCACGTCAACAATGAATGGGGCGGCGTCGATGAACGAGGCGATCCAGTTGGTGAGAACCCGCATTACCCGCACGCAGTCGCCTGCATGCCGTTGCTGTCGACGACACGATTGAAAGCCGAACACATACGGGTGGCAGGTGGTGTTGATCGAAGATCCTGCTATCAACCCTTGGATTCAGGTGCCGCATCACCTCTGCAGGCCAATCGCTCGCCGGTTCCGGACCCGCTGGAAGGTTTGCCGTCGCCCCTTTCGTTTGGAACCCCGAGCAACTCACACCCGAACGCTGACATTGTGGGAATCACGCTTTCCGTGGCGGGTGCTCAGGATGTGCTGGATGAAGTCACGGCCGGATTGACGAGCCTGCTTCGTCCATTGCTGGCACCTTTCAGAGCCCCGCTGGAACAAACGCTCGCCCAAACGGTTTACTCACCGGGCGTCTACCGATCGATCACGGTGGTCGCTCCCACGGGAGGAGTCCGCTTCGAACCGGGCGTCTACGTCATCACGGGCAAGAACCCGGTGACTGAAATTTCCTTGTGTTTGTTGGGGCCAATTCAAGCCGAAGGCGTGATGTTCTATCTCACTCCGTCCGCCACTTTCGATGGCAGCGGCAATTTGATTGGTGAGGACATGACGGGTTCAGAACCGCCTCCCAATCTCGTTTCTACTATCCCTCCCAGCGTCGTGATCGCACCGTTGCTACCTGGTGGCAAACTGACGGGCCTGAATCATCCGTCCTCGCCGTATCATGAAATGCTGATCTACCAGCATCCTTCCGATCGCCGTCCGATGCTGCTGGAATGTCAGCAACTCATCGGTGACAACGATCTCTCGGGGACGATCTACGCCAAGTGGGGGCATGTGTCCTTGGTCGGTGCCAACAGCCGTTACGACCTGAAGATCGCTGCGGGGACGATTCGTTTCGTCACTTTGGGCCAAACCACGTTGGCTCCCTCTTCGCCCTTTCCCGCGGCTCGTGACGTGGTGCTGGTCGAGTAG
- a CDS encoding TadE/TadG family type IV pilus assembly protein: MKRRTISKIVIPDPMCFRESKSHRQSRRGATAVEAAFTLPLLLWILLALLDLGTAAIRMNALSDTARRIGRRATLHGSMSPPANGTWGPESFSGNMVSGTHYAGNLQAFLPTMDPESVSMKVEWPDGEQRPGDRVRVQLEFTHDSLVPGLFPWGPFELQGTSTMTIVN; this comes from the coding sequence ATGAAACGGCGAACCATCTCCAAAATAGTTATCCCCGATCCGATGTGCTTTCGAGAATCGAAATCGCATCGGCAATCGCGTCGTGGTGCCACGGCGGTCGAGGCAGCTTTCACACTGCCGTTGTTGCTGTGGATTTTGTTGGCTTTGTTGGACCTCGGTACCGCGGCCATTCGAATGAACGCTCTCTCGGATACTGCTCGCCGCATCGGCCGACGTGCGACGCTGCACGGTTCAATGAGCCCGCCAGCCAACGGCACTTGGGGGCCCGAGTCATTCAGCGGAAACATGGTCTCGGGAACGCACTACGCCGGAAATTTGCAAGCCTTTCTGCCGACGATGGATCCAGAAAGCGTTTCGATGAAAGTGGAGTGGCCGGATGGCGAACAACGCCCCGGAGATCGCGTGAGGGTTCAACTCGAATTCACTCATGATTCGCTGGTGCCTGGTCTGTTTCCATGGGGACCGTTTGAACTGCAAGGCACCTCCACCATGACGATCGTCAATTGA
- a CDS encoding response regulator transcription factor translates to MNQSTVFLIEDESSRDESVVDLLHRGNLPVQVFRHPSLFYEEYDPNQPGCMVMDLNRSLVAGVTLAEQIHDRGYCPPYIIVGGQPRTCDLARAMRSGARDFFEKPVEVDLFLQRIREAIAEDHLRRQQRDEDSLIRQRIESLSPRESEILNLVMEGKLSKQIASHLEISIKTVEAHRANILRKMHVDSFIQVVCLIANRPQLLQADSISLSTSG, encoded by the coding sequence ATGAATCAATCCACTGTTTTCTTAATCGAAGACGAATCGTCGAGAGACGAATCCGTCGTTGATTTGTTGCATCGGGGCAATCTTCCCGTGCAGGTTTTTCGACACCCAAGTCTGTTTTACGAGGAGTACGACCCGAATCAACCGGGATGCATGGTGATGGACCTGAACCGGTCCCTCGTCGCGGGCGTGACGCTTGCCGAACAAATCCATGACCGCGGGTACTGTCCGCCTTACATCATAGTGGGGGGCCAGCCGCGAACATGTGATTTGGCCAGGGCGATGCGGAGTGGCGCGAGGGATTTCTTCGAGAAACCCGTCGAGGTCGATCTCTTTCTGCAAAGAATCCGTGAAGCGATCGCGGAGGATCATCTTCGTCGACAACAACGTGACGAGGATTCACTGATTCGCCAACGAATTGAGTCGCTGAGTCCACGGGAAAGCGAGATTTTGAATCTGGTCATGGAAGGGAAACTCTCCAAGCAGATCGCTTCGCATTTAGAGATTTCGATCAAGACCGTGGAGGCACATCGAGCGAACATCCTTCGCAAAATGCACGTGGATTCGTTCATCCAAGTGGTGTGCTTGATCGCCAATCGTCCGCAACTGCTTCAAGCGGACTCCATTTCTCTGTCGACCAGCGGGTAA
- a CDS encoding type II secretion system F family protein: MNVWIVSCSVFLMVAMTVFATSTVLHQHVFRYRFGVRRRMAALSHDAEDMDAADLFKTTGSHSTKWPFLIHPATITKLIEQAGVNWSLRQLWLGTLAVTVSLATFGMLWNWQVAAASAVIGSAFPFLYLYLKRHSRNQQLSRQLPEVFQIISRAVRSGQTVTAALQMIAEDHQSPIREEFALCYEQQDLGMGRELALRKLAERNPVMELRIFVVALLVQNRSGGDLVELLDNLSLLVTKRLRMRDKLQALTAEGRMQAWVLILLPVVALGAIVAFSPEYASTLLERPRLLAATATSQLVGAYLIRRIVRFEY; the protein is encoded by the coding sequence ATGAATGTGTGGATCGTCTCCTGCAGCGTTTTCCTCATGGTCGCAATGACCGTGTTTGCAACCAGTACCGTGCTGCATCAGCACGTGTTTCGGTATCGATTCGGCGTGCGTCGGCGAATGGCGGCATTGAGCCACGACGCGGAAGACATGGATGCTGCGGACCTTTTCAAGACCACGGGTTCTCACTCAACGAAGTGGCCGTTCCTAATCCATCCCGCCACCATCACCAAGTTGATCGAACAAGCGGGAGTCAATTGGAGTCTCCGTCAACTTTGGTTGGGAACGCTTGCTGTCACCGTCTCTCTCGCGACGTTTGGAATGTTGTGGAATTGGCAAGTCGCCGCCGCATCAGCGGTGATCGGCAGTGCTTTCCCGTTCCTGTACCTGTACCTCAAACGCCATTCGCGAAATCAACAACTCAGCAGACAACTTCCGGAAGTGTTCCAGATCATCAGCCGGGCGGTGCGATCCGGCCAAACGGTTACCGCGGCGTTGCAAATGATCGCCGAAGACCACCAATCCCCGATCCGTGAAGAGTTCGCTCTTTGTTACGAGCAACAAGACCTTGGCATGGGCCGCGAACTGGCCCTGCGTAAACTTGCCGAACGCAACCCCGTGATGGAATTGCGAATTTTTGTGGTCGCGTTACTCGTTCAAAATCGTTCTGGCGGCGACTTGGTGGAGCTGCTGGACAATCTCTCACTGCTGGTCACCAAGCGTTTGCGAATGCGAGACAAGTTGCAGGCGTTGACTGCTGAAGGTCGGATGCAGGCATGGGTATTGATCTTGCTTCCCGTGGTGGCGCTGGGGGCGATCGTCGCTTTTTCTCCCGAGTACGCCAGCACGCTCTTGGAACGCCCTCGACTTCTTGCGGCAACCGCTACTTCCCAACTTGTGGGTGCCTATTTGATCCGCCGCATCGTCCGTTTTGAGTATTGA
- a CDS encoding ABC transporter transmembrane domain-containing protein, translating into MDSTASRDGLPPDDESIFRALTRVGQSLDLPVDLSDVLSNDSMPEDEEDPLWVLRTSAMQAGIILDETRLGSGTEAFVFLSEGHPIVLAYPDGTLKVLEKATWRSLELFSSGDEINSQTISRRRLNRLFSDEAVRTFIGRKQFECESISATHGHGDHDHPPPLRRFIGLLNLDRSDIWMVVLFGLVASVLTLASPLAVESLVNVVSWGTQFQPLIILGLMLLICLSIAGVLNVLQTVVVEMIQRRQFVRIASDLAHRFPQASQSALKGEYRRELANRFFDIMTIQKATAVLLLDGVSIVLSTALGMALLAFYHPFLLGFDLVLLFCMIFITWLLGRGGIRTAVEESIAKYKVAHWLQDVIAQPSVFKTGGAEMLAVHRTDRLTADYIAARQRQFRVVIRQIGFAVALQVVASTVLLAMGGWLVIKGSLTLGQLVASELVVTVVVGAFAKAGKSLEKFYDLMAGIDKVGHLLDIPTDQKVDIGPIPEEPAKVRWSDLTFHDGEFHSKVEGMTIEPGSSVAFMSDDISGLTFMARAIAGQANVQEGLIQIAGVEATHASTAGLGRLVSYAGARKIFHGSVRDNVDLGRRGIGQQRVREALAQVGLTEAVEQLDEGLQTNLQTGGYPLATEQITRLLFARAIVSKPKLLVVDRLLDELSESTVEMLWPHIRSTDPSWTLIVFTNRKDIAERCEQRMTLRF; encoded by the coding sequence ATGGATTCGACTGCTTCCCGAGACGGTTTGCCTCCCGATGACGAGTCGATTTTTCGAGCCCTGACCCGCGTGGGACAGAGTTTGGACCTGCCGGTCGACTTGTCCGACGTGCTTTCGAACGATTCCATGCCGGAGGACGAAGAGGACCCACTGTGGGTGCTGCGAACCAGCGCGATGCAGGCGGGAATCATTCTGGACGAAACACGCCTGGGATCGGGAACAGAAGCCTTTGTGTTTCTGAGCGAAGGTCATCCGATTGTGCTGGCGTATCCCGATGGGACGCTGAAGGTCCTGGAAAAAGCGACCTGGCGATCCTTGGAATTGTTCTCCAGCGGCGATGAAATCAACTCGCAAACGATCAGCCGCCGTCGACTGAATCGTTTGTTTTCGGATGAGGCCGTGCGAACCTTCATCGGCCGAAAGCAATTCGAGTGCGAATCGATCTCCGCCACGCACGGTCACGGCGACCATGACCATCCGCCGCCGCTTCGCCGATTCATCGGTCTGTTGAATCTGGATCGGTCCGATATTTGGATGGTGGTCCTGTTTGGTTTGGTGGCCAGCGTGCTGACGCTGGCTTCGCCGTTGGCGGTGGAGTCGTTGGTCAATGTGGTCAGTTGGGGGACGCAGTTTCAACCTTTGATCATTCTCGGGCTGATGCTGCTGATCTGCCTCAGCATCGCCGGCGTTTTGAATGTGTTGCAAACGGTGGTCGTGGAAATGATTCAGCGTCGCCAGTTCGTTCGCATCGCAAGCGATCTGGCGCACCGCTTCCCTCAGGCCAGCCAATCGGCGCTAAAGGGCGAGTACCGTCGCGAATTGGCGAACCGGTTCTTCGACATCATGACCATTCAAAAAGCGACCGCGGTGTTGCTGCTCGATGGCGTGTCGATCGTGTTGTCGACGGCATTGGGGATGGCGCTGCTGGCGTTCTATCACCCGTTCTTGTTGGGCTTCGACTTGGTGTTGTTGTTCTGCATGATCTTCATCACTTGGTTGCTTGGCCGAGGCGGGATCCGCACCGCGGTCGAGGAATCCATCGCCAAGTACAAAGTGGCTCACTGGTTGCAAGACGTCATCGCTCAGCCCTCCGTGTTCAAAACCGGTGGCGCTGAAATGTTGGCCGTTCATCGAACGGACCGTTTGACGGCAGATTACATCGCGGCACGCCAACGACAGTTTCGCGTCGTCATTCGCCAAATCGGTTTCGCGGTTGCCCTGCAAGTCGTCGCATCGACGGTGCTGTTGGCGATGGGCGGTTGGTTGGTCATCAAGGGCTCGCTGACGTTGGGACAATTGGTTGCAAGCGAGTTGGTGGTGACCGTGGTGGTGGGTGCCTTTGCCAAAGCCGGTAAGTCACTCGAAAAATTCTACGACTTGATGGCTGGCATCGACAAAGTCGGCCACTTGCTGGACATCCCGACGGACCAAAAAGTCGACATCGGTCCTATCCCGGAAGAACCCGCCAAGGTGCGTTGGTCGGATTTGACGTTCCACGATGGCGAATTCCATTCCAAGGTGGAGGGAATGACGATCGAGCCGGGCAGCAGCGTGGCCTTCATGAGCGATGACATCAGCGGGTTGACGTTCATGGCCCGCGCGATTGCTGGCCAGGCGAACGTGCAGGAAGGACTGATCCAAATCGCCGGGGTGGAAGCGACCCATGCATCGACCGCTGGGTTGGGCAGGTTGGTTTCGTACGCCGGGGCGAGAAAGATTTTTCACGGCAGCGTTCGCGACAATGTGGACTTGGGACGCCGAGGCATCGGCCAGCAGCGCGTTCGCGAGGCACTGGCTCAAGTCGGTTTGACCGAGGCGGTGGAACAACTCGACGAAGGTTTGCAGACCAATTTGCAAACGGGCGGCTATCCCTTGGCGACCGAACAAATCACGCGGCTGCTGTTTGCCCGAGCCATTGTCTCGAAACCGAAGTTGCTGGTCGTGGACCGTTTGTTGGACGAGTTGTCCGAGTCGACCGTCGAGATGTTGTGGCCGCACATTCGATCGACCGATCCATCGTGGACTTTGATCGTATTTACCAATCGGAAAGACATCGCAGAACGCTGCGAGCAGCGGATGACGCTGCGGTTTTGA
- a CDS encoding CpaF family protein, with amino-acid sequence MIRSASFDSTERESRFQQLKAEIHEKLISGIDLAASRTANPNRLREELRRGAEQLSRMHSDLLSQAERQRLIDELVDETLGLGPLEPLMRDPTVSDILVNGPNCVYVERAGILEQTNIQFRDNNHLVDIVRKLAGRVGRRIDESSPMVDARLHDGSRLNAVIPPLALDGALVSIRRFSSKPITAKTLINSNSATPMMLEFLSACVRARLNILISGGTGSGKTTLLNLLSGFVPSKERIATIEDAAELRLQQPHVARMETRAANLEGRGQVTARDLLCNALRMRPDRIIMGECRGAEAFDMLQAMNTGHDGGMSTIHSNDAREAISRLEMLVSMATSDLPMWFIHRQIASAIHMIVHVSRMPGGERKIVQISEVTGVHGENINMHDLFVFRQTGMSEEGRTLGQFEAKGIVPQCIDRLERNGLKIPRSYFRAGTFREEQLDGLRRTQ; translated from the coding sequence ATGATTCGCTCCGCCAGCTTCGATTCGACTGAACGAGAAAGCCGGTTTCAACAACTCAAAGCCGAGATCCACGAAAAGCTCATTAGTGGAATTGACTTGGCAGCTTCGCGAACGGCCAATCCCAATCGGCTACGGGAAGAACTTCGACGTGGCGCCGAACAACTCTCTCGCATGCATTCGGACCTGCTCTCCCAAGCGGAACGACAGCGACTGATTGATGAGTTGGTCGACGAGACATTGGGTTTGGGACCGTTGGAACCTCTCATGCGAGACCCCACGGTTTCGGACATTTTGGTCAACGGCCCCAACTGCGTTTACGTCGAGCGCGCCGGGATCTTGGAGCAAACCAACATTCAGTTCCGCGACAACAACCATTTGGTGGACATCGTTCGGAAACTGGCGGGACGAGTTGGTCGACGGATCGATGAATCCAGTCCGATGGTGGACGCTCGGTTGCATGACGGCAGCCGACTGAACGCGGTGATCCCGCCATTGGCACTGGACGGGGCCTTGGTTTCGATCCGCCGTTTTTCCTCCAAACCCATCACAGCGAAAACGCTGATCAACTCCAACTCAGCGACTCCGATGATGTTGGAGTTTTTATCGGCGTGCGTTCGAGCACGGCTGAACATTTTGATTTCGGGAGGAACGGGCAGTGGCAAGACGACTTTGTTGAATTTGCTTTCAGGTTTTGTGCCTTCCAAGGAACGAATCGCAACCATCGAAGACGCCGCCGAACTCAGATTGCAACAACCTCATGTGGCGAGAATGGAAACTCGCGCCGCCAACTTGGAGGGTCGAGGACAAGTCACCGCACGTGACCTCCTTTGCAACGCCCTTCGGATGCGTCCGGACCGAATCATCATGGGCGAATGTCGGGGTGCAGAAGCGTTTGACATGCTTCAGGCGATGAACACCGGACACGACGGCGGCATGTCGACGATCCACTCAAATGACGCTCGGGAAGCGATCAGTCGATTGGAGATGTTGGTCAGCATGGCGACATCTGACTTGCCCATGTGGTTCATCCACCGACAAATTGCGTCGGCCATTCACATGATCGTCCACGTGTCCCGCATGCCCGGTGGCGAACGCAAGATCGTGCAAATTTCGGAAGTGACCGGTGTGCACGGTGAAAACATCAACATGCATGACTTGTTTGTTTTTCGCCAAACAGGCATGAGTGAAGAGGGGCGGACACTTGGGCAATTCGAAGCCAAAGGAATCGTACCCCAGTGCATTGATCGCTTGGAACGCAACGGTTTGAAAATTCCTCGGTCTTACTTCCGGGCCGGCACGTTCCGTGAAGAACAGTTGGACGGATTGAGGAGAACGCAATGA
- a CDS encoding AAA family ATPase, producing the protein METWILHERNEIATEVQQTLCELGLNCPQDRMVDLCLDTELAVDPFVGHRLIFVVFQTITPEHLLFLQTLLTAGDCKVIVLASITDPDAILQLFRVGVSDVIRWSNDSAEEIRRVVARIQSESIQHRCNGSLIGVIPTASATDSNLLACNLAASISEHLGTCSLIDMRVGGGDLAAMLKIDPQHTLQPLMTKADGVDASMVDQAMTPHPCGIQLLASPPLCSRFTNLKPRCCETILNIVAGAYACSVVHLEDPIQADDLDILESFDAIVLATRLDFVSLLRTKEYLRFLRKKQTLPASFHVVAMATGHAGELPIRSVEKLLNVNTIRSIPDDPVSVTVSLNMGNPVVLESPHSNIAKALRETTWTIPCIRDLLPSEASNGSPVPKGLLTSLKLSLVSGLIAGT; encoded by the coding sequence ATGGAAACCTGGATCCTGCATGAACGCAATGAGATCGCGACGGAGGTTCAACAAACCCTCTGCGAGCTAGGCCTCAACTGCCCGCAAGACCGAATGGTCGACTTGTGTTTGGATACCGAACTGGCCGTGGACCCGTTTGTGGGGCACCGCTTGATCTTCGTGGTCTTTCAAACCATCACCCCGGAACACCTTCTATTTCTGCAAACGTTGCTGACTGCTGGTGATTGCAAGGTGATTGTGCTGGCGTCGATCACCGATCCCGACGCCATCTTGCAATTGTTTCGTGTTGGCGTGTCGGATGTGATTCGATGGAGCAACGATTCCGCCGAAGAGATCCGACGCGTTGTGGCGAGGATTCAAAGCGAATCGATTCAGCACAGATGCAATGGCTCATTGATCGGTGTCATTCCCACGGCTTCCGCGACTGACTCCAACCTGCTGGCCTGCAATCTGGCCGCGTCGATCAGCGAGCATTTGGGCACGTGCTCGTTGATCGACATGCGGGTTGGAGGCGGTGACCTCGCCGCGATGTTGAAGATTGATCCGCAACACACGCTGCAACCATTGATGACCAAAGCCGACGGTGTGGACGCATCCATGGTGGACCAAGCCATGACACCACATCCATGTGGAATTCAGTTGCTTGCCAGCCCGCCTCTTTGCAGTCGGTTTACGAATCTCAAACCAAGATGCTGCGAAACGATCCTGAACATCGTCGCTGGCGCATACGCATGCTCGGTCGTGCATTTGGAGGACCCGATTCAAGCAGACGACCTTGACATTCTTGAGTCCTTTGACGCCATCGTCTTGGCAACGCGATTGGATTTTGTATCGCTGCTGCGGACGAAGGAATACCTCCGATTCTTACGCAAGAAGCAAACCTTGCCTGCATCGTTCCACGTCGTCGCAATGGCAACAGGGCACGCCGGTGAATTACCCATTCGTTCCGTCGAAAAACTGCTGAACGTCAACACGATTCGAAGCATCCCGGACGATCCGGTCAGCGTCACGGTGTCACTTAACATGGGCAATCCGGTTGTACTCGAATCTCCGCACAGCAACATCGCGAAAGCGCTCCGTGAAACGACTTGGACGATTCCATGCATTCGCGACTTGCTGCCGAGCGAAGCTTCCAACGGATCGCCGGTGCCCAAAGGCTTGCTGACCAGTTTGAAACTTTCACTGGTGTCGGGACTCATCGCCGGAACGTGA
- a CDS encoding type II secretion system F family protein, translated as MNVIDVAPQAVALLGIFATVSLVTYLIFHWWDPYWRDVQGRLAELSQDEDGDSVDWAEHDSGVNRDGKSDRVRPGLRSWLTAAPMMEAGIHHRGMWFFLSTLRCLLLVVPPFALGACYWAGKLPMQHAFCVAAILMTVGYAAPILWLRRTSRQFHRMLRNALPDFLDLMVVCLDAGLSLQESIQRVGQELQWIHPDFATQISMVQQDIELGSPVERALRRFADRTNDDALRTLSSLVREGQRFGTNISEALRGHSDMLRFQREQAAEENAQKASVKIILPTMLFIFPAIFIVLVSPAAFKIQEAFAGQ; from the coding sequence ATGAATGTCATTGATGTCGCTCCGCAAGCGGTCGCGTTGCTTGGGATTTTTGCCACCGTTTCTTTGGTGACGTATCTCATCTTTCATTGGTGGGATCCCTACTGGCGAGACGTGCAAGGTCGCTTGGCGGAACTTTCACAGGATGAGGACGGTGACTCGGTCGATTGGGCCGAACACGACTCGGGGGTCAACCGTGACGGCAAGTCCGATCGCGTTCGGCCGGGGCTGCGTTCCTGGCTAACGGCCGCACCGATGATGGAAGCGGGTATTCACCACCGTGGAATGTGGTTTTTCTTGTCCACACTTCGGTGTTTGTTGTTGGTGGTCCCTCCCTTTGCCCTCGGTGCTTGCTATTGGGCAGGCAAGCTTCCGATGCAACATGCTTTTTGCGTAGCCGCGATTCTCATGACGGTGGGTTACGCCGCACCGATCCTGTGGCTGCGCCGGACATCCAGGCAATTTCATCGCATGTTGCGGAACGCTCTTCCTGACTTTTTGGATCTGATGGTGGTGTGTCTGGATGCGGGATTGAGCTTGCAAGAAAGCATCCAGCGTGTCGGTCAAGAATTGCAATGGATCCATCCCGATTTTGCAACGCAAATCAGTATGGTCCAGCAAGACATTGAATTGGGATCACCGGTGGAACGAGCTCTGAGAAGATTCGCGGACCGCACCAACGACGATGCTCTTCGCACGCTGAGTTCACTGGTGCGTGAGGGACAGCGGTTCGGAACCAACATCAGCGAAGCGTTGCGTGGGCATTCGGACATGCTCCGCTTTCAACGAGAACAAGCCGCAGAAGAGAATGCACAAAAGGCATCGGTCAAAATCATCCTTCCCACGATGCTGTTCATCTTTCCGGCCATCTTCATCGTGCTGGTCAGCCCGGCCGCCTTCAAGATCCAGGAGGCTTTCGCGGGCCAATGA
- a CDS encoding TadE/TadG family type IV pilus assembly protein, which translates to MSNLLLSPNRHLRREKVAERSGATATEFALLLPVILLLVFACCDFARIIHVRQVVANAARVGSLHGAMNRFHPQNESQWRSNVQQAIQDELGHLSIDSADAIVSVSHRDNGNGQKIIASEVSIPFRTIVQWPVLPQEVQVRHVAEFQQFR; encoded by the coding sequence ATGAGCAACTTGCTTCTTTCACCCAATCGGCACTTGCGTCGCGAAAAAGTCGCGGAACGATCGGGAGCAACCGCGACCGAATTCGCATTGTTGCTGCCAGTGATTTTGCTTTTGGTTTTTGCGTGTTGCGATTTCGCACGGATCATTCACGTTCGCCAAGTGGTGGCCAATGCGGCGCGAGTGGGTTCCTTGCACGGCGCCATGAATCGGTTTCATCCACAGAATGAGTCACAGTGGCGAAGCAATGTTCAGCAAGCTATTCAGGATGAGCTGGGACACCTTTCCATTGATTCAGCGGATGCCATCGTCTCGGTTTCCCACCGTGACAATGGAAACGGACAGAAGATCATCGCGAGTGAGGTGTCCATCCCGTTTCGCACGATTGTTCAGTGGCCGGTCCTTCCGCAGGAAGTTCAGGTGCGTCATGTCGCGGAGTTTCAGCAATTCCGATGA